From Candidatus Eisenbacteria bacterium:
GGTACGCCTGACTGCCCGACCGGCCGTCGGGCTGCTCGTGGACGGCGCAGCGCACGAGCCGGCAGCGGAGGCCGCTTTCGGCGATCACCTCGGCCACGAGCGAGCCCACGCCGCCCGCGGCGTAGTGCGCCTCGACGGTGAGCGCGAGCGGGACGTCCGCGAGCGCCGCGCGGAGATCGTCGGCCGGCGCCGGCCGGACGCTCGCGACCACCACGACCCGCGCGGAGACGCCACGCTCCTCGAGCATGCGGGCCGCGCTCGCCGCCTCGCTCGCCACCGAGCCCATGGCGACGATCGCGACGTCGCGGCCTTCGCGCACCACCTCGGCCCGTCCCACGCGGAAGCGTCCGTCGAGCCCGGGCACGACCGTGCGATCGTCCTTGCCGATGCGGTAGTAGACCGGGCCGGCGACGTCCCAGGTGGCGCGCAGCGCCGTCGCCATCTGCTGGTGATCGGCGGGTGCCACGACCGTCATGCCGGGCTGCACGCGCATCACGCCCACGTCCTCGAGCCCGTGGTGCGAGAGGCCCTGCGGCCCGTACTCGAATCCGCCGCCGACGCCCACGATGCGCACGGGGAGGCGGTGCCAGACGGGCCCGTTGCGGATGAACTCGTAGGGCCGCAGCGTCGCGAAGGTGACGATCGAGTACACGAACGGCACGTAGCCCGCCTCGGCGAGCCCGGTCGCGATGCCGACCATGTTCTGCTCGGCGACGCCCGCATTGAAGAAGCGATCGGGATAGCGCTCCATGAACGGCTCGAGCGCCATGTAGCCGAGGTCGCCCGTGAGGAGCGCGATGCGGCGATCGGCCTCGGCGAGCTCGACCAGGGTGCGGACGAACGCGCCGCGCATCAGCGCTCGAGCTCCGCCATCGCCAGGCGGTACTCGTCGTCCGACATGGGCCAGTAGTGCCACTTGAGCTGGCCTTCCATGTACGAGACGCCCTTGCCGAAGGTCGTGCGCGCGACGAGGGCTCGCGGGGCCCCCTGCGCCGCGACCGGCTCCGACAGGGTGCGCCGGAGCGCCGCCGCGTCGTGGCCGTCGACCTCGCGAGCGTCCCAGCCGAAGGTGCGCCAGCGCTCGACCATCGGCGTGAGCGAGAGCACCTGCTCGGTCTTGCCGAGCGCCTGCTGGCCGTTGAGATCGACCATGACGGTGAGACGCCCCAGGCGATGATGGGCGGCGAACATCGCCGCCTCCCACATCGACCCCTCGTTGCATTCCGCGTCGCTCACCAGCACGAAGACGCGCCGATCCGAGCCCTGCAGGCGCGCGGCGAGCGCGGCGCCCACGCCGACCGGCAGGCCGAAGCCGAGCGAGCCGGTCGAGACGTCGATGCCGGGAAGCTCCCGGTCGGGATGGACGCCGAGGAGGCTGCCGTCGGCGCAGTACGAATCGAGCTGCGCCTGCGTGAGCCACCCGCGCAGGGACATGGCCGCGTACACGGCGAGCACGGCATGCCCCTTCCCCAGCACGAAGCGATCGCGCTCGGCGTGGTCGAGCGCGGGAATGCGCAGGACGCCGTCGTACAGCGCAGCGACGATGTCGGCGACCGACAGGGACGATCCGATGTGCCCCACGTTCGCACGCTTCGACTGCTGGATGACGATGCGCCGGATCTCGGTTCCGGTCATTGGTGACCCGACTCGGGGAGCGTGTAGGCTGCGGCCCCCCACCCTGTCAACGCGGTCGTCCGATTTCGTCCGCTAGGCAGCGACCGCCTCCACGATCTCGGACGACGAACGCGTCGGCACGATCCGCGTCATCCGGAAGCCGCCCTCCGCGAGGAGCGCGCGGTACTCGGATTCGGTGCGCTCGAGCCCGCCCGGCAGCGCCAGCATCTCGAGGTCGAGGATCTTGCCGAACGAGAACGCGTTGCCGGCCGGAATCACGGCCTCGACCAGCAGGAGTCGCGCCCCGGGCTCGGCCGCGCGACGGATCGTCCGCAGGATCTTCACGGACGGCTCGTCGTCCCAGTCGTGGATGATGTGCGACATCACGTAGGCGTCGCCCTCGGGGACCTCGCGGAAGAAGTCGCCGCCGACGATCGCCGTCCGGTCCTGCACGCCGAGGCGCGAAATCGTCGGGCCGGCACCGTCCACGACGTGCGGCTGATCGAACAGCACGCCGTGCAGCGACGGATTGCCCGCCAGCACCGTGGCGAGCAGAAGGCCGTGCCCGCCACCCACGTCGACGAGCGTCCGGACGCCGGAGAAGTCGTACGCGTCGCGCACGGCCATGGCCCGGCCGCCGATGATCCCGGTCATGGCGGCGTTGAAGATGCGCCCCTGCTCGCCGTCC
This genomic window contains:
- a CDS encoding transketolase C-terminal domain-containing protein: MRGAFVRTLVELAEADRRIALLTGDLGYMALEPFMERYPDRFFNAGVAEQNMVGIATGLAEAGYVPFVYSIVTFATLRPYEFIRNGPVWHRLPVRIVGVGGGFEYGPQGLSHHGLEDVGVMRVQPGMTVVAPADHQQMATALRATWDVAGPVYYRIGKDDRTVVPGLDGRFRVGRAEVVREGRDVAIVAMGSVASEAASAARMLEERGVSARVVVVASVRPAPADDLRAALADVPLALTVEAHYAAGGVGSLVAEVIAESGLRCRLVRCAVHEQPDGRSGSQAYLHKLHGLSADAIVESVLGNLRKTR
- a CDS encoding transketolase is translated as MTGTEIRRIVIQQSKRANVGHIGSSLSVADIVAALYDGVLRIPALDHAERDRFVLGKGHAVLAVYAAMSLRGWLTQAQLDSYCADGSLLGVHPDRELPGIDVSTGSLGFGLPVGVGAALAARLQGSDRRVFVLVSDAECNEGSMWEAAMFAAHHRLGRLTVMVDLNGQQALGKTEQVLSLTPMVERWRTFGWDAREVDGHDAAALRRTLSEPVAAQGAPRALVARTTFGKGVSYMEGQLKWHYWPMSDDEYRLAMAELER
- a CDS encoding methyltransferase; amino-acid sequence: MDAKTHGNPGPSPVEAVLQLSTGVWTAQALWAAASLGVADQLASGPKTRDELARAADAQPRALYRVLRALACLGVFAERADGRFENTPQSEFLRSDVPGSVRDYVIFAGQPWHLAAFADILHSVRTGEPSGERAVGKPLWEFFATDGEQGRIFNAAMTGIIGGRAMAVRDAYDFSGVRTLVDVGGGHGLLLATVLAGNPSLHGVLFDQPHVVDGAGPTISRLGVQDRTAIVGGDFFREVPEGDAYVMSHIIHDWDDEPSVKILRTIRRAAEPGARLLLVEAVIPAGNAFSFGKILDLEMLALPGGLERTESEYRALLAEGGFRMTRIVPTRSSSEIVEAVAA